A portion of the Calliphora vicina chromosome 5, idCalVici1.1, whole genome shotgun sequence genome contains these proteins:
- the LOC135961087 gene encoding mucin-5AC has translation MTRHLQYLCACTCIWLLASSHNALALEKWSRQLEATDPGVSDSFDWIPLAQPADSSTQTKDRSGNGRVLTYSQAFPSNGHFSDLSKGFGSPVSQKPSPFDFPYQFQSFGNVPQAQSLKQPGSGLKTNAFQGQDPTSQSFFKFEMPLNQQNTRLNSAQLNGGSGVNTGYQISHAFGNGAQATLFNSPLFNQQPVFPPEFHPVPPKPQTQQLQQKPLLHSNFISNEPISLKNFFKDNKPTPASPLQAVSPQVFPQVDTQGNSHFSLRSPFNTLPSGPAPSAASPQQDQQYLYVPYNDIFSQAPQAQPSVQQQQQPQAQPQPQQQAQPQAQLQNPFETAPKYSNNLPTVNPYQINQFYTPDSLGQQPQLKYYSTSTTSTTSRPQTTSLKPANIFQNFVSPQYNTTPKPKPKAHQPPLAMFLLRSSGRPTESDIVDTLGSSKSIAVIDAPTQNPPKIFVGPSGMPIPNGYTKFDLPYLSQLQGAQDINDVSFFVAPLSYRTPGGFNKILLPEPHVGSIVVNLSKSGLQQAPPQYYQPQPQQVIEQTTTTTHRPRTSTQRVKSHHQNSNGNRGNKFSYYYDQDPIQEVPSPQVVQKERPKKKRPQSVKTEQPAFTHQLSNPYAQFNPIPNQISTDDFYKLQTKPSSTSSTSTTSTTSTTSSTTSTTAAPQHYFAYNTHQQAEYPSANGPLYPEINQISQQQHVPAQQEERPRLTTRPPVATTTAEEEYRMKQYYRKQEANRHRPQVVAQTSSPYEEVHYTPVDVEYEISKTTTKKPRITFFSPTGSPAQDDDYNTVPPQQQTTNNQLPVNHRPSYIQNEITDSPVEYEPNPYQLPSELPQLTPNFPGLVNNLKEMKEQQPNIQEQTTSTQEQTTVTPQTYQEPESSTRPTRRPINRVRKPSSTRVTSSVSYSESETFTRRPINRVRRPFGSRNTASTPSSVNVDYDETTTTTTRRPSSVRNPLIRNPNRIRYQPTPEERQTLRIKPKRKYNGSGKVVKESEDLDYQRDVLKQNYPVFKPTSSRRPSSSPTAIPTTYDVGTTEAPTAETQQVYTVTPSNSIDNDQNFPAGLLEPMQIAQQYNEYKNNYGPGYFPNQEDVLPTEAVLRNEINPVYSTVPSSAPPTTTTTTTTTTTTTEAPPEITTRRSPFIRRNYPRLRTTTTETPTTTTPAEDDKPATRNRLTPRKVIKVRARTRRPLLTASSTPAPEEENEPTEQPKQNYRKLNRFNQDLYDNETPRRRYKQKFQLEGQESQWSPSAKAGPTNNFKPINPKENRNQHKFENEPEIVTAGPESDNKENYEIKVSANYGPSSNSMKQPNLKPEKSFAELLEEVMGKAPEETTMNPEASTDGTGFEAQKTTIANRILRRGKWKKTRVSSSVSSSSSSSSSSNGNGESFETAESQNLGSQLYNSLHKTNKPNDPMDVGKDWRTTTPMTTAAEINSMYNAITTTAMPMSSMEEYSMSTASPRETLATTLPMNMEESKIVTEKTLPPMSNQEESATRRMDEDMAMEDDLEIQPSLFSEVKKQLHELFSIEESDDTAVTAALAAVGRRRQEYTNIKRPKVETTTSAIDLVSITEPMSVEDKKAFHRELMKHVVYATSSPVQEEETSEAEICYRGRCIKSEDLPSNHKLN, from the exons ATGACGAGACACCTGCAGTATTTATGTGCCTGTACTTGTATATGGCTTTTGGCTTCATCTCACAATGCTTTAGCTTTAGAGAAATGGTCACGTCAATTGGAGGCAACCGATCCAGGAGTATCGGACAGTTTTGATTGGATACCTTTGGCCCAGCCCGCTGATAGTTCGACACAAACAAAAGATCGTTCCGGCAATGGTCGTGTTTTGACTTACTCCCAGGCATTTCCTTCAAACGGCCACTTCAGTGATTTGTCCAAAGGTTTTGGTTCACCGGTATCGCAGAAGCCTTCACCTTTTGATTTCCCCTATCAATTCCAAAGTTTCGGCAATGTACCCCAGGCTCAATCGTTAAAACAACCTGGATCAGGCCTTAAAACCAATGCCTTCCAAGGTCAGGATCCTACATCGCAgtcatttttcaaatttgaaatgcCTTTGAATCAACAAAACACACGTCTAAACTCAGCGCAATTGAATGGCGGTTCGGGAGTTAATACTGGCTATCAAATTTCGCATGCTTTTGGAAATGGCGCCCAAGCTACTTTGTTCAACTCACCCTTGTTCAATCAACAACCTGTGTTTCCACCAGAATTCCATCCTGTACCACCCAAACCTCAAACTCAACAATTACAGCAGAAACCCTTATtacattcaaattttatttcaaatgaacCTATTTCCCTGAAAAACTTCTTTAAAGACAACAAACCTACTCCTGCTTCCCCGCTACAGGCTGTATCACCACAAGTATTTCCACAAGTTGATACACAGGGCAACTCCCACTTCTCCTTGAGATCTCCTTTCAACACTTTACCTTCAGGTCCCGCTCCCTCAGCGGCTTCTCCACAACAAGATCAGCAATATTTGTATGTACCCTACAATGACATCTTCAGTCAAGCACCACAGGCTCAGCCTTCagtacagcagcaacaacaaccacagGCCCAACCACAACCACAACAGCAAGCACAACCTCAGGCCCAACTACAAAATCCCTTCGAGACAGCTCCTAAATACAGCAATAATTTACCCACCGTAAATCCCTACCAAATAAACCAATTTTATACACCTGACTCCCTAGGACAGCAACCACAACTTAAATACTACTCCACTAGCACTACCAGCACCACTAGCAGACCTCAAACTACTTCCCTAAAACCTGCTAATATCTTCCAGAACTTTGTCAGTCCTCAGTACAATACCACACCCAAACCAAAACCAAAAGCTCATCAACCTCCATTGGCCATGTTTTTGTTAAGATCTTCTGGTAGACCCACAGAATCTGATATTGTTGATACTTTGGGCAGCTCCAAAAGCATTGCTGTCATAGATGCTCCCACACAAAATCCTCCGAAAATCTTTGTTGGTCCTTCTGGTATGCCCATACCAAATGGTTACACTAAATTTGATTTGCCCTATCTCTCGCAATTGCAAGGTGCTCAGGATATTAATGATGTCTCGTTCTTTGTGGCTCCTTTAAGTTATCGCACTCCTGGAGGTTTCAATAAAATTCTATTACCAGAGCCTCATGTGGGTTCCATTGTGGTTAATCTATCGAAATCGGGTTTGCAACAAGCTCCTCCACAATACTATCAACCCCAACCACAACAAGTGATAGAGCAAACAACTACGACCACCCACAGACCTCGCACTTCCACACAAAGAGTTAAATCTCATCATCAAAACAGCAATGGCAACAGAGGTAATAAATTTAGTTATTACTATGATCAAGATCCCATACAAGAAGTGCCTTCACCTCAAGTTGTGCAAAAGGAACGTCCCAAAAAGAAGAGACCTCAATCGGTGAAAACTGAACAGCCTGCATTCACACACCAGCTAAGCAATCCATATGCTCAATTCAATCCCATACCAAATCAAATATCAACCGATGACTTCTATAAACTACAAACCAAACCATCATCTACTTCCTCAACATCAACTACTTCCACAACCTCAACAACATCTAGTACTACCTCGACCACGGCTGCACCTCAGCACTATTTTGCCTACAATACACATCAACAAGCTGAATATCCTAGTGCTAATGGTCCTCTCTATCCagaaataaaccaaatttcTCAACAACAACATGTGCCGGCACAACAGGAAGAAAGACCTAGATTAACTACCAGACCACCCGTGGCTACAACAACAGCTGAGGAGGAATACCGTATGAAGCAATACTATAGAAAACAAGAGGCTAATCGTCATCGTCCCCAGGTGGTAGCCCAAACTAGCTCGCCCTACGAGGAAGTGCATTATACACCCGTTGACGTGGAatatgaaatttccaaaaccACAACCAAAAAACCAAGAATAACATTCTTTAGTCCTACAGGTTCACCAGCACAAGATGATGACTATAACACGGTGCCTCCCC AACAACAAACCACTAATAACCAATTGCCTGTCAATCATCGTCCTTCTTacattcaaaatgaaattaccgATAGCCCGGTAGAATATGAACCCAATCCTTATCAATTGCCCTCGGAATTACCTCAATTGACACCCAATTTCCCTGGTCTAGTTAATAACCTCAAGGAGATGAAAGAACAACAGCCAAATATCCAAGAACAAACTACTTCCACACAAGAACAAACAACTGTAACACCACAAACTTATCAAGAGCCGGAATCATCCACCAGACCAACAAGAAGACCCATTAATCGTGTACGCAAACCTTCCTCCACCAGAGTAACATCATCCGTGTCCTATTCGGAATCCGAAACTTTCACCAGAAGGCCAATTAATCGTGTCAGACGTCCATTTGGATCACGCAATACTGCCTCTACTCCAAGTTCAGTAAATGTGGATTATGATGAAACCACCACCACTACAACAAGACGTCCTTCTTCAGTTCGTAATCCATTAATACGCAATCCCAATCGCATACGTTATCAGCCTACTCCCGAAGAGAGACAAACCTTGAGAATTAAACCCAAAAGAAAGTACAATGGCTCGGGTAAAGTGGTGAAGGAGAGCGAAGACTTGGACTACCAACGTGatgtattgaaacaaaattatcCGGTTTTCAAGCCAACCAGTTCACGCAGACCCAGCAGTAGTCCCACGGCCATACCCACCACATATGATGTGGGAACTACTGAAGCTCCTACCGCGGAAACTCAGCAGGTATACACTGTAACTCCCAGTAATAGCATAGATAATGATCAAAACTTCCCGGCCGGACTATTGGAACCCATGCAAATTGCTCAGCAATACAATGAATACAAAAATAACTATGGCCCCGGCTATTTCCCCAATCAAGAAGATGTCTTACCCACTGAAGCTGTGTTAAGAAATGAAATCAATCCCGTCTATAGTACAGTCCCTAGTTCAGCTCCTCCAACCACAACCACCACTActacaaccacaacaacaacaacagaagcTCCGCCAGAGATAACAACCAGACGTTCTCCTTTCATTAGAAGAAATTATCCAAGACTGAGGACCACAACGACTGAGACGCCAACCACTACAACACCAGCTGAGGATGATAAACCAGCg ACTCGCAATCGTCTGACTCCCCGCAAGGTTATCAAGGTACGTGCCCGTACACGTCGTCCTTTGCTTACAGCCTCTTCCACACCAGCCCCCGAAGAGGAAAATGAACCTACTGAACAGCCCAAACAAAACTATCGCAAATTGAATCGTTTCAATCAAGATTTATACGATAATGAG ACCCCCAGACGTCGTTATAAGCAAAAGTTCCAATTGGAAGGACAAGAGTCCCAGTGGTCTCCTTCGGCTAAAGCAGGACCTACAAATAACTTTAAACCCATCAATCCCAAGGAAAACAGAAATCAgcataaatttgaaaatgaaccCGAGATCGTGACAGCTGGACCTGAATCCGACAACAAGgagaattatgaaattaaggTATCGGCCAATTATGGTCCATCATCTAATAGCATGAAGCAACCCAATTTGAA ACCAGAAAAATCCTTTGCTGAACTTCTAGAAGAAGTCATGGGAAAAGCTCCTGAGGAAACAACCATGAATCCAGAAGCCTCGACAGATGGTACTGGTTTTGAAGCACAAAAAACTACAATTGCCAATCGTATATTGCGCCGAGGCAAATGGAAGAAAACTCGCGTCTCCTCATCTGTCAGTTCATCCAGCTCTAGCTCAAGCTCCAGCAATGGTAATGGTGAAAGTTTTGAAACAGCTGAATCGCAAAATCTAGGCTCCCAACTGTACAACTCTTTGCACAAGACTAACAAACCCAATGATCCCATGGATGTTGGCAAAGATTGGAGAACTACTACACCCATGACTACAGCGGCGGAAATAAATTCCATGTACAATGCCATCACCACCACCGCCATGCCTATGAGTTCTATGGAAGAATATAGCATGTCTACTGCCAGCCCCCGTGAAACTTTAGCCACAACTTTGCCCATGAACATGGAAGAATCCAAAATTGTTACTGAAAAAACACTGCCTCCAATGAGCAACCAAGAAGAAAGTGCAACCCGACGAATGGATGAAGATATGGCCATGGAAGATGATTTGGAAATCCAGCCCAGTCTCTTTTCCGAAGTTAAAAAACAATTGCATGAACTTTTCTCAATAGAAGAAAGTGATGATACAGCAGTGACAGCTGCTTTGGCAGCAGTGGGTAGACGTCGTCAAGAGTACACCAACATTAAGAGACCAAAAGTCGAAACAACTACATCAGCGATAGATCTTGTTTCCATAACCGAACCCATGTCCGTGGAAGATAAGAAAGCCTTCCATCGAGAGCTAATGAAACATGTAGTCTATGCTACCTCATCACCGGTCCAAGAAGAAGAAACATCTGAGGCTGAAATATGCTATAGAGGGCGCTGTATAAAATCCGAGGATTTACCATCTAatcacaaattaaattaa